A single Amphiprion ocellaris isolate individual 3 ecotype Okinawa chromosome 15, ASM2253959v1, whole genome shotgun sequence DNA region contains:
- the LOC111569693 gene encoding sodium bicarbonate cotransporter 3-like isoform X5 — protein sequence MDEPLEQMRPLLRTGLDEEAIVDHGKTSFTTHTNYEREELESHRAVYVGVHVPLGRESKRRHRHRGHKHHRKKKEKDSEEGKEDGRESPTYDTPSQRVQFILGTEDDDLEHVPHDLFTELDELSFRDGSATEWKETARWLKFEEDVEDGGERWSKPYVATLSLHSLFELRSCILNGTVMLDMRANSIEEIADMVIDSMVASSQLKEDLRDKVREAMLKKHHHQNERKLSNRIPLVRSIADIGKKHSDPLLLERNGEGLSSSRLSLHKPGAASSVSNLSQRRESRVSVLLNHLLPSSSSNTGLSPGHSPHTTPQSTPSSFRRSSQSSTQTHGTGLGPQGIPEVVVSPPEDDDPPNSAEEEAISPQLSRRASLASRNLELLPLEGPLVSPNSLPNNLDGNKAAERRPSKVDMNFMKKIPPGAEASNVLVGEVDFLEKPIIAFVRLSPAVLITGLTEVPVPTRFLFLLLGPHGKGPQYHEIGRSMATLMTDEIFHDVAYKAKDRTDLLSGIDEFLDQVTVLPPGEWDPTIRIEPPKNVPSQMKRKRPPQPNGTASPAGELEKEEDHLAGPELQRTGRIFGGLILDIKRKAPFYWSDIRDSLSLQCLASILFLYCACMSPVITFGGLLGEATKGNISAIESLFGASLTGVAYSLCAGQPLTILGSTGPVLVFEKILFKFCNDYSLSYLSLRTSIGLWTAFLCLVLVATDASSLVCYITRFTEEAFAALICIIFIYEALEKLFHLGEYYPVNMHNSLDNLTMYSCQCSSPANASDELIQKWNQTGFSPDSIPWSSLNVSMCKLLHGEFVGPACGHHGPYIPDVLFWSIILFFTTFFLSSFLKQFKTERYFPTKVRSTISDFAVFITIMIMVLVDYLMGIPSPKLNVPDRFEPTSKNRGWLMDPLGDNPGWTLLVAALPALLCTILIFMDQQITAVIINRKEHKLKKGCGYHLDLLVVAVMLGVCSIMGLPWFVAATVLSISHVNSLKVESGCSAPGEQPKFLGIREQRVTGFMIFVLMGCSVFMTSVLKFIPMPVLYGVFLYMGVSSLKGIQFFDRIKLFGMPAKHQPDLIYLRYVPLWKVHIFTLVQLTCLVLLWVIKASAAAVVFPMMVLALVFVRKLLDFFFTKRELSWLDDLMPESKKKKEDDKKKKAREKLEEESRLQEEEEMDLKVSFEGSNRLNIPVKTLSGSPDSDPLVVNISDEMAKTAVWKAVNSNAESCVQPVKRSGSQEKVACVRVDVSPDSPGGGSTTETFL from the exons ACACAAACATCaccgaaagaagaaagagaaagactccGAGGAGGGGAAGGAAGATGGCAGGGAATCCCCCACTTATG ACACACCATCCCAGAGGGTACAGTTCATCTTGGGCACAGAGGATGATGACCTCGAACACGTCCCCCATGACCTCTTCACTGAGCTGGATGAGCTCTCCTTCAGAGATGGCAGTGCCACGGAGTGGAAAGAGACTGCCAG ATGGCTGAAGTTTGAAGAGGATGTTGAAGATGGTGGGGAGAGGTGGAGTAAGCCCTATGTGGCCACGTTGTCATTACACAGCTTATTTGAACTGCGGAGCTGCATACTTAATGGCACAGTCATGCTGGATATGAGGGCCAATAGTATTGAAGAAATTGCAG ACATGGTGATAGACAGCATGGTGGCATCAAGTCAGCTGAAGGAGGATTTGCGTGACAAGGTGCGGGAAGCAATGTTGAAGAAACACCATCATCAGAATGAAAGAAAGCTCAGCAATCGCATCCCGCTGGTGCGCTCCATTGCTGACATAGGCAAGAAACATTCTGACCCACTCTTGCTTGAAAGAAACG GAGAGGGTCTCTCCTCTTCACGTCTCTCTCTCCACAAGCCAGGGGCAGCCTCCTCTGTCTCCAACCTGTCCCAGAGACGAGAGTCCAGAGTTTCCGTCCTGCTCAACCACCTACtgccctcttcttcctccaacACTGGGCTATCCCCAGGCCACTCTCCCCACACCACCCCTCAAAGTACCCCTTCGTCTTTTCGCCGTTCCTCTCAGAGCTCGACACAAACCCATGGCACAGGCCTCGGACCTCAAGGCATCCCTGAGGTTGTGGTTTCTCCTCCCGAGGATGACGACCCACCCAACTCTGCAGAAGAAGAGGCAATATCACCACAGCTCAGCCGGAGAGCATCCTTGGCATCCCGCAACCTTGAGCTGCTGCCCTTAGAAG GACCACTGGTGTCTCCAAACTCTCTCCCAAACAATCTGGATGGCAACAAGGCAGCGGAGAGGAGGCCATCTAAA GTGGACATGAATTTCATGAAAAAGATTCCTCCGGGTGCTGAGGCTTCCAATGTGCTCGTAGGAGAAGTGGACTTCCTGGAGAAGCCCATAATTGCGTTTGTGCGACTATCGCCTGCAGTCCTTATCACAGGCCTTACTGAGGTCCCTGTGCCCACAAG GTTTCTTTTCCTACTGTTGGGTCCTCATGGTAAAGGACCACAGTACCATGAAATTGGCAGATCCATGGCAACACTAATGACAGATGAG ATTTTCCATGATGTGGCATACAAGGCCAAAGACCGAACTGATCTACTCTCTGGGATAGATGAGTTCCTCGATCAGGTGACTGTCCTGCCTCCTGGAGAATGGGACCCTACCATTCGAATTGAACCCCCCAAGAATGTCCCATCACAG atgaagaggaagagacCACCCCAGCCCAATGGCACTGCGTCTCCAGCTGGAGAGCTGGAAAAAGAGGAGGACCATCTTGCAGGACCTGAGCTGCAGAGGACGGGAAG GATTTTTGGAGGTCTGATTCTGGATATCAAGCGCAAGGCTCCCTTCTACTGGAGTGACATTAGGGACTCACTGAGTCTGCAGTGTCTAGCCTCTATCCTTTTCCTCTACTGTGCCTGCATGTCCCCTGTCATCACATTTGGAGGTCTGCTTGGGGAGGCAACAAAAGGCAACATA AGTGCCATAGAGTCTCTATTTGGGGCATCACTCACAGGAGTGGCATACTCCCTCTGCGCAGGCCAACCTCTCACTATTCTTGGCAGCACGGGGCCTGTTTTGGTGTTTGAGAAGATTCTCTTTAAGTTCTGCAA tGACTACAGCCTGTCCTACTTGTCACTGCGGACTAGCATTGGTCTTTGGACGGCCTTCTTGTGTCTTGTCCTCGTGGCCACAGATGCTAGCTCGCTAGTTTGCTACATTACTCGCTTCACAGAGGAGGCCTTTGCGGCTCTCATCTGCATCATCTTCATCTACGAGGCTCTGGAGAAGCTCTTCCACCTGGGAGAATACTACCCTGTTAACATGCACAACAGCCTGGACAACCTTACCATGTATTC ATGTCAGTGCTCATCACCAGCCAATGCCTCAGATGAGCTCATACAGAAGTGGAATCAGACTGGATTCAGTCCAGACTCAATCCCATGGAGCAGCCTGAATGTTTCG aTGTGTAAATTGCTCCATGGGGAGTTTGTGGGACCTGCCTGTGGTCACCATGGGCCCTATATCCCAGATGTTCTCTTCTGGTCCATTATCCTCTTCTTCACcaccttttttttgtcttcattccTCAAGCAGTTTAAGACAGAAAGATACTTCCCCACCAAG GTGCGTTCCACTATCAGTGACTTTGCTGTGTTTATAACCATCATGATCATGGTGCTGGTGGACTATCTAATGGGGATCCCCTCTCCTAAACTGAATGTTCCTGATCGCTTTGAG CCGACTTCAAAGAACAGAGGCTGGCTCATGGACCCTCTGGGAGACAATCCTGGGTGGACGCTGCTGGTGGCGGCACTTCCCGCCCTGCTCTGCACCATCCTCATCTTTATGGACCAGCAGATCACTGCAGTCATCATCAACCGCAAAGAGCACAAGCTGAAG AAAGGCTGTGGCTATCACCTGGACTTGCTGGTAGTGGCAGTAATGCTGGGTGTGTGTTCCATCATGGGCTTGCCATGGTTTGTGGCTGCTACTGTCCTCTCCATCTCCCACGTTAACAGCCTGAAGGTGGAGTCTGGCTGCTCGGCACCAGGAGAGCAGCCCAAGTTTCTAGGCATCAGGGAGCAGCGGGTCACTGGGTTTATGATCTTTGTCCTCATGGGATGTTCTGTTTTCATGACATCAGTGCTGAAG TTCATTCCTATGCCTGTCCTGTACGGAGTCTTTCTCTATATGGGTGTCTCTTCCCTCAAAGGCATTCAA TTCTTTGACAGAATCAAACTGTTTGGCATGCCTGCCAAGCACCAGCCAGATCTGATCTACCTGCGCTATGTGCCGCTGTGGAAGGTCCACATCTTCACTCTTGTGCAGCTCACCTGTTTGGTACTGCTCTGGGTAATCAAGgcctctgcagcagctgttgtaTTCCCCATGATG GTTCTTGCGCTGGTCTTTGTCAGAAAGCTGCTTGACTTTTTCTTTACCAAGAGAGAGCTGAGCTGGCTGGATGACTTGATGCCAgaaagcaaaaagaagaaagaggatgataagaaaaagaaagctcGTGAAAAGCTG GAGGAAGAGTCCAGACtgcaggaagaagaggagatggATCTGAAGGTCAGCTTTGAAGGCTCAAACCGACTCAACATCCCAGTGAAAACGCTCTCAGGGAG TCCTGATTCTGACCCCTTGGTTGTAAATATCTCTGATGAAATGGCCAAAACCGCAGTGTGGAAAGCAGTGAACTCGAATGCAGAGTCTTGTGTCCAACCTGTGAAGCGTAGTGGAAG CCAGGAGAAGGTGGCCTGCGTTAGAGTTGACGTCAGCCCAGACTCACCCGGAGGAGGCTCCACCACCGAGACCTTCCTGTGA
- the LOC111569693 gene encoding sodium bicarbonate cotransporter 3-like isoform X3, producing MDEPLEQMRPLLRTGLDEEAIVDHGKTSFTTHTNYEREELESHRAVYVGVHVPLGRESKRRHRHRGHKHHRKKKEKDSEEGKEDGRESPTYDTPSQRVQFILGTEDDDLEHVPHDLFTELDELSFRDGSATEWKETARWLKFEEDVEDGGERWSKPYVATLSLHSLFELRSCILNGTVMLDMRANSIEEIADMVIDSMVASSQLKEDLRDKVREAMLKKHHHQNERKLSNRIPLVRSIADIGKKHSDPLLLERNGEGLSSSRLSLHKPGAASSVSNLSQRRESRVSVLLNHLLPSSSSNTGLSPGHSPHTTPQSTPSSFRRSSQSSTQTHGTGLGPQGIPEVVVSPPEDDDPPNSAEEEAISPQLSRRASLASRNLELLPLEGPLVSPNSLPNNLDGNKAAERRPSKVGVDMNFMKKIPPGAEASNVLVGEVDFLEKPIIAFVRLSPAVLITGLTEVPVPTRFLFLLLGPHGKGPQYHEIGRSMATLMTDEIFHDVAYKAKDRTDLLSGIDEFLDQVTVLPPGEWDPTIRIEPPKNVPSQMKRKRPPQPNGTASPAGELEKEEDHLAGPELQRTGRIFGGLILDIKRKAPFYWSDIRDSLSLQCLASILFLYCACMSPVITFGGLLGEATKGNISAIESLFGASLTGVAYSLCAGQPLTILGSTGPVLVFEKILFKFCNDYSLSYLSLRTSIGLWTAFLCLVLVATDASSLVCYITRFTEEAFAALICIIFIYEALEKLFHLGEYYPVNMHNSLDNLTMYSCQCSSPANASDELIQKWNQTGFSPDSIPWSSLNVSMCKLLHGEFVGPACGHHGPYIPDVLFWSIILFFTTFFLSSFLKQFKTERYFPTKVRSTISDFAVFITIMIMVLVDYLMGIPSPKLNVPDRFEPTSKNRGWLMDPLGDNPGWTLLVAALPALLCTILIFMDQQITAVIINRKEHKLKKGCGYHLDLLVVAVMLGVCSIMGLPWFVAATVLSISHVNSLKVESGCSAPGEQPKFLGIREQRVTGFMIFVLMGCSVFMTSVLKFIPMPVLYGVFLYMGVSSLKGIQFFDRIKLFGMPAKHQPDLIYLRYVPLWKVHIFTLVQLTCLVLLWVIKASAAAVVFPMMVLALVFVRKLLDFFFTKRELSWLDDLMPESKKKKEDDKKKKAREKLEEESRLQEEEEMDLKVSFEGSNRLNIPVKTLSGSPDSDPLVVNISDEMAKTAVWKAVNSNAESCVQPVKRSGSQEKVACVRVDVSPDSPGGGSTTETFL from the exons ACACAAACATCaccgaaagaagaaagagaaagactccGAGGAGGGGAAGGAAGATGGCAGGGAATCCCCCACTTATG ACACACCATCCCAGAGGGTACAGTTCATCTTGGGCACAGAGGATGATGACCTCGAACACGTCCCCCATGACCTCTTCACTGAGCTGGATGAGCTCTCCTTCAGAGATGGCAGTGCCACGGAGTGGAAAGAGACTGCCAG ATGGCTGAAGTTTGAAGAGGATGTTGAAGATGGTGGGGAGAGGTGGAGTAAGCCCTATGTGGCCACGTTGTCATTACACAGCTTATTTGAACTGCGGAGCTGCATACTTAATGGCACAGTCATGCTGGATATGAGGGCCAATAGTATTGAAGAAATTGCAG ACATGGTGATAGACAGCATGGTGGCATCAAGTCAGCTGAAGGAGGATTTGCGTGACAAGGTGCGGGAAGCAATGTTGAAGAAACACCATCATCAGAATGAAAGAAAGCTCAGCAATCGCATCCCGCTGGTGCGCTCCATTGCTGACATAGGCAAGAAACATTCTGACCCACTCTTGCTTGAAAGAAACG GAGAGGGTCTCTCCTCTTCACGTCTCTCTCTCCACAAGCCAGGGGCAGCCTCCTCTGTCTCCAACCTGTCCCAGAGACGAGAGTCCAGAGTTTCCGTCCTGCTCAACCACCTACtgccctcttcttcctccaacACTGGGCTATCCCCAGGCCACTCTCCCCACACCACCCCTCAAAGTACCCCTTCGTCTTTTCGCCGTTCCTCTCAGAGCTCGACACAAACCCATGGCACAGGCCTCGGACCTCAAGGCATCCCTGAGGTTGTGGTTTCTCCTCCCGAGGATGACGACCCACCCAACTCTGCAGAAGAAGAGGCAATATCACCACAGCTCAGCCGGAGAGCATCCTTGGCATCCCGCAACCTTGAGCTGCTGCCCTTAGAAG GACCACTGGTGTCTCCAAACTCTCTCCCAAACAATCTGGATGGCAACAAGGCAGCGGAGAGGAGGCCATCTAAAGTAGGG GTGGACATGAATTTCATGAAAAAGATTCCTCCGGGTGCTGAGGCTTCCAATGTGCTCGTAGGAGAAGTGGACTTCCTGGAGAAGCCCATAATTGCGTTTGTGCGACTATCGCCTGCAGTCCTTATCACAGGCCTTACTGAGGTCCCTGTGCCCACAAG GTTTCTTTTCCTACTGTTGGGTCCTCATGGTAAAGGACCACAGTACCATGAAATTGGCAGATCCATGGCAACACTAATGACAGATGAG ATTTTCCATGATGTGGCATACAAGGCCAAAGACCGAACTGATCTACTCTCTGGGATAGATGAGTTCCTCGATCAGGTGACTGTCCTGCCTCCTGGAGAATGGGACCCTACCATTCGAATTGAACCCCCCAAGAATGTCCCATCACAG atgaagaggaagagacCACCCCAGCCCAATGGCACTGCGTCTCCAGCTGGAGAGCTGGAAAAAGAGGAGGACCATCTTGCAGGACCTGAGCTGCAGAGGACGGGAAG GATTTTTGGAGGTCTGATTCTGGATATCAAGCGCAAGGCTCCCTTCTACTGGAGTGACATTAGGGACTCACTGAGTCTGCAGTGTCTAGCCTCTATCCTTTTCCTCTACTGTGCCTGCATGTCCCCTGTCATCACATTTGGAGGTCTGCTTGGGGAGGCAACAAAAGGCAACATA AGTGCCATAGAGTCTCTATTTGGGGCATCACTCACAGGAGTGGCATACTCCCTCTGCGCAGGCCAACCTCTCACTATTCTTGGCAGCACGGGGCCTGTTTTGGTGTTTGAGAAGATTCTCTTTAAGTTCTGCAA tGACTACAGCCTGTCCTACTTGTCACTGCGGACTAGCATTGGTCTTTGGACGGCCTTCTTGTGTCTTGTCCTCGTGGCCACAGATGCTAGCTCGCTAGTTTGCTACATTACTCGCTTCACAGAGGAGGCCTTTGCGGCTCTCATCTGCATCATCTTCATCTACGAGGCTCTGGAGAAGCTCTTCCACCTGGGAGAATACTACCCTGTTAACATGCACAACAGCCTGGACAACCTTACCATGTATTC ATGTCAGTGCTCATCACCAGCCAATGCCTCAGATGAGCTCATACAGAAGTGGAATCAGACTGGATTCAGTCCAGACTCAATCCCATGGAGCAGCCTGAATGTTTCG aTGTGTAAATTGCTCCATGGGGAGTTTGTGGGACCTGCCTGTGGTCACCATGGGCCCTATATCCCAGATGTTCTCTTCTGGTCCATTATCCTCTTCTTCACcaccttttttttgtcttcattccTCAAGCAGTTTAAGACAGAAAGATACTTCCCCACCAAG GTGCGTTCCACTATCAGTGACTTTGCTGTGTTTATAACCATCATGATCATGGTGCTGGTGGACTATCTAATGGGGATCCCCTCTCCTAAACTGAATGTTCCTGATCGCTTTGAG CCGACTTCAAAGAACAGAGGCTGGCTCATGGACCCTCTGGGAGACAATCCTGGGTGGACGCTGCTGGTGGCGGCACTTCCCGCCCTGCTCTGCACCATCCTCATCTTTATGGACCAGCAGATCACTGCAGTCATCATCAACCGCAAAGAGCACAAGCTGAAG AAAGGCTGTGGCTATCACCTGGACTTGCTGGTAGTGGCAGTAATGCTGGGTGTGTGTTCCATCATGGGCTTGCCATGGTTTGTGGCTGCTACTGTCCTCTCCATCTCCCACGTTAACAGCCTGAAGGTGGAGTCTGGCTGCTCGGCACCAGGAGAGCAGCCCAAGTTTCTAGGCATCAGGGAGCAGCGGGTCACTGGGTTTATGATCTTTGTCCTCATGGGATGTTCTGTTTTCATGACATCAGTGCTGAAG TTCATTCCTATGCCTGTCCTGTACGGAGTCTTTCTCTATATGGGTGTCTCTTCCCTCAAAGGCATTCAA TTCTTTGACAGAATCAAACTGTTTGGCATGCCTGCCAAGCACCAGCCAGATCTGATCTACCTGCGCTATGTGCCGCTGTGGAAGGTCCACATCTTCACTCTTGTGCAGCTCACCTGTTTGGTACTGCTCTGGGTAATCAAGgcctctgcagcagctgttgtaTTCCCCATGATG GTTCTTGCGCTGGTCTTTGTCAGAAAGCTGCTTGACTTTTTCTTTACCAAGAGAGAGCTGAGCTGGCTGGATGACTTGATGCCAgaaagcaaaaagaagaaagaggatgataagaaaaagaaagctcGTGAAAAGCTG GAGGAAGAGTCCAGACtgcaggaagaagaggagatggATCTGAAGGTCAGCTTTGAAGGCTCAAACCGACTCAACATCCCAGTGAAAACGCTCTCAGGGAG TCCTGATTCTGACCCCTTGGTTGTAAATATCTCTGATGAAATGGCCAAAACCGCAGTGTGGAAAGCAGTGAACTCGAATGCAGAGTCTTGTGTCCAACCTGTGAAGCGTAGTGGAAG CCAGGAGAAGGTGGCCTGCGTTAGAGTTGACGTCAGCCCAGACTCACCCGGAGGAGGCTCCACCACCGAGACCTTCCTGTGA
- the LOC111569693 gene encoding sodium bicarbonate cotransporter 3-like isoform X10, translating into MDEPLEQMRPLLRTGLDEEAIVDHGKTSFTTHTNYEREELESHRAVYVGVHVPLGRESKRRHRHRGHKHHRKKKEKDSEEGKEDGRESPTYDTPSQRVQFILGTEDDDLEHVPHDLFTELDELSFRDGSATEWKETARWLKFEEDVEDGGERWSKPYVATLSLHSLFELRSCILNGTVMLDMRANSIEEIADMVIDSMVASSQLKEDLRDKVREAMLKKHHHQNERKLSNRIPLVRSIADIGKKHSDPLLLERNGPLVSPNSLPNNLDGNKAAERRPSKVGVDMNFMKKIPPGAEASNVLVGEVDFLEKPIIAFVRLSPAVLITGLTEVPVPTRFLFLLLGPHGKGPQYHEIGRSMATLMTDEIFHDVAYKAKDRTDLLSGIDEFLDQVTVLPPGEWDPTIRIEPPKNVPSQMKRKRPPQPNGTASPAGELEKEEDHLAGPELQRTGRIFGGLILDIKRKAPFYWSDIRDSLSLQCLASILFLYCACMSPVITFGGLLGEATKGNISAIESLFGASLTGVAYSLCAGQPLTILGSTGPVLVFEKILFKFCNDYSLSYLSLRTSIGLWTAFLCLVLVATDASSLVCYITRFTEEAFAALICIIFIYEALEKLFHLGEYYPVNMHNSLDNLTMYSCQCSSPANASDELIQKWNQTGFSPDSIPWSSLNVSMCKLLHGEFVGPACGHHGPYIPDVLFWSIILFFTTFFLSSFLKQFKTERYFPTKVRSTISDFAVFITIMIMVLVDYLMGIPSPKLNVPDRFEPTSKNRGWLMDPLGDNPGWTLLVAALPALLCTILIFMDQQITAVIINRKEHKLKKGCGYHLDLLVVAVMLGVCSIMGLPWFVAATVLSISHVNSLKVESGCSAPGEQPKFLGIREQRVTGFMIFVLMGCSVFMTSVLKFIPMPVLYGVFLYMGVSSLKGIQFFDRIKLFGMPAKHQPDLIYLRYVPLWKVHIFTLVQLTCLVLLWVIKASAAAVVFPMMVLALVFVRKLLDFFFTKRELSWLDDLMPESKKKKEDDKKKKAREKLEEESRLQEEEEMDLKVSFEGSNRLNIPVKTLSGSPDSDPLVVNISDEMAKTAVWKAVNSNAESCVQPVKRSGSQEKVACVRVDVSPDSPGGGSTTETFL; encoded by the exons ACACAAACATCaccgaaagaagaaagagaaagactccGAGGAGGGGAAGGAAGATGGCAGGGAATCCCCCACTTATG ACACACCATCCCAGAGGGTACAGTTCATCTTGGGCACAGAGGATGATGACCTCGAACACGTCCCCCATGACCTCTTCACTGAGCTGGATGAGCTCTCCTTCAGAGATGGCAGTGCCACGGAGTGGAAAGAGACTGCCAG ATGGCTGAAGTTTGAAGAGGATGTTGAAGATGGTGGGGAGAGGTGGAGTAAGCCCTATGTGGCCACGTTGTCATTACACAGCTTATTTGAACTGCGGAGCTGCATACTTAATGGCACAGTCATGCTGGATATGAGGGCCAATAGTATTGAAGAAATTGCAG ACATGGTGATAGACAGCATGGTGGCATCAAGTCAGCTGAAGGAGGATTTGCGTGACAAGGTGCGGGAAGCAATGTTGAAGAAACACCATCATCAGAATGAAAGAAAGCTCAGCAATCGCATCCCGCTGGTGCGCTCCATTGCTGACATAGGCAAGAAACATTCTGACCCACTCTTGCTTGAAAGAAACG GACCACTGGTGTCTCCAAACTCTCTCCCAAACAATCTGGATGGCAACAAGGCAGCGGAGAGGAGGCCATCTAAAGTAGGG GTGGACATGAATTTCATGAAAAAGATTCCTCCGGGTGCTGAGGCTTCCAATGTGCTCGTAGGAGAAGTGGACTTCCTGGAGAAGCCCATAATTGCGTTTGTGCGACTATCGCCTGCAGTCCTTATCACAGGCCTTACTGAGGTCCCTGTGCCCACAAG GTTTCTTTTCCTACTGTTGGGTCCTCATGGTAAAGGACCACAGTACCATGAAATTGGCAGATCCATGGCAACACTAATGACAGATGAG ATTTTCCATGATGTGGCATACAAGGCCAAAGACCGAACTGATCTACTCTCTGGGATAGATGAGTTCCTCGATCAGGTGACTGTCCTGCCTCCTGGAGAATGGGACCCTACCATTCGAATTGAACCCCCCAAGAATGTCCCATCACAG atgaagaggaagagacCACCCCAGCCCAATGGCACTGCGTCTCCAGCTGGAGAGCTGGAAAAAGAGGAGGACCATCTTGCAGGACCTGAGCTGCAGAGGACGGGAAG GATTTTTGGAGGTCTGATTCTGGATATCAAGCGCAAGGCTCCCTTCTACTGGAGTGACATTAGGGACTCACTGAGTCTGCAGTGTCTAGCCTCTATCCTTTTCCTCTACTGTGCCTGCATGTCCCCTGTCATCACATTTGGAGGTCTGCTTGGGGAGGCAACAAAAGGCAACATA AGTGCCATAGAGTCTCTATTTGGGGCATCACTCACAGGAGTGGCATACTCCCTCTGCGCAGGCCAACCTCTCACTATTCTTGGCAGCACGGGGCCTGTTTTGGTGTTTGAGAAGATTCTCTTTAAGTTCTGCAA tGACTACAGCCTGTCCTACTTGTCACTGCGGACTAGCATTGGTCTTTGGACGGCCTTCTTGTGTCTTGTCCTCGTGGCCACAGATGCTAGCTCGCTAGTTTGCTACATTACTCGCTTCACAGAGGAGGCCTTTGCGGCTCTCATCTGCATCATCTTCATCTACGAGGCTCTGGAGAAGCTCTTCCACCTGGGAGAATACTACCCTGTTAACATGCACAACAGCCTGGACAACCTTACCATGTATTC ATGTCAGTGCTCATCACCAGCCAATGCCTCAGATGAGCTCATACAGAAGTGGAATCAGACTGGATTCAGTCCAGACTCAATCCCATGGAGCAGCCTGAATGTTTCG aTGTGTAAATTGCTCCATGGGGAGTTTGTGGGACCTGCCTGTGGTCACCATGGGCCCTATATCCCAGATGTTCTCTTCTGGTCCATTATCCTCTTCTTCACcaccttttttttgtcttcattccTCAAGCAGTTTAAGACAGAAAGATACTTCCCCACCAAG GTGCGTTCCACTATCAGTGACTTTGCTGTGTTTATAACCATCATGATCATGGTGCTGGTGGACTATCTAATGGGGATCCCCTCTCCTAAACTGAATGTTCCTGATCGCTTTGAG CCGACTTCAAAGAACAGAGGCTGGCTCATGGACCCTCTGGGAGACAATCCTGGGTGGACGCTGCTGGTGGCGGCACTTCCCGCCCTGCTCTGCACCATCCTCATCTTTATGGACCAGCAGATCACTGCAGTCATCATCAACCGCAAAGAGCACAAGCTGAAG AAAGGCTGTGGCTATCACCTGGACTTGCTGGTAGTGGCAGTAATGCTGGGTGTGTGTTCCATCATGGGCTTGCCATGGTTTGTGGCTGCTACTGTCCTCTCCATCTCCCACGTTAACAGCCTGAAGGTGGAGTCTGGCTGCTCGGCACCAGGAGAGCAGCCCAAGTTTCTAGGCATCAGGGAGCAGCGGGTCACTGGGTTTATGATCTTTGTCCTCATGGGATGTTCTGTTTTCATGACATCAGTGCTGAAG TTCATTCCTATGCCTGTCCTGTACGGAGTCTTTCTCTATATGGGTGTCTCTTCCCTCAAAGGCATTCAA TTCTTTGACAGAATCAAACTGTTTGGCATGCCTGCCAAGCACCAGCCAGATCTGATCTACCTGCGCTATGTGCCGCTGTGGAAGGTCCACATCTTCACTCTTGTGCAGCTCACCTGTTTGGTACTGCTCTGGGTAATCAAGgcctctgcagcagctgttgtaTTCCCCATGATG GTTCTTGCGCTGGTCTTTGTCAGAAAGCTGCTTGACTTTTTCTTTACCAAGAGAGAGCTGAGCTGGCTGGATGACTTGATGCCAgaaagcaaaaagaagaaagaggatgataagaaaaagaaagctcGTGAAAAGCTG GAGGAAGAGTCCAGACtgcaggaagaagaggagatggATCTGAAGGTCAGCTTTGAAGGCTCAAACCGACTCAACATCCCAGTGAAAACGCTCTCAGGGAG TCCTGATTCTGACCCCTTGGTTGTAAATATCTCTGATGAAATGGCCAAAACCGCAGTGTGGAAAGCAGTGAACTCGAATGCAGAGTCTTGTGTCCAACCTGTGAAGCGTAGTGGAAG CCAGGAGAAGGTGGCCTGCGTTAGAGTTGACGTCAGCCCAGACTCACCCGGAGGAGGCTCCACCACCGAGACCTTCCTGTGA